In Silene latifolia isolate original U9 population chromosome 3, ASM4854445v1, whole genome shotgun sequence, a single window of DNA contains:
- the LOC141648670 gene encoding uncharacterized protein LOC141648670, giving the protein MVGCWALWEHRNKVVFDQREVDPGGVIKRAWDVVEEIDGGGWGNEGIGGSGNRSQGQVRNKGWKKPPDGFFKVNVDAGVKEDAGVTLGVVCRDSEGRVLWAVSCVQEQVWEPQVAEAVAVLEGVMEARRRGHSMVMIESDCLQVVEALKRKAKGRSVFSLVIDDILAVSISFHSVLWSHVCRMNNSVAHSLAHLVPRTVGRVVWSDSLPPIVNNAVSFDLSLMQ; this is encoded by the coding sequence ATGGTGGGGTGTTGGGCTCTTTGGGAACACCGGAACAAGGTTGTCTTTGACCAAAGAGAGGTTGATCCGGGGGGTGTGATTAAAAGGGCTTGGGACGTTGTTGAAGAGATCGATGGTGGAGGATGGGGGAATGAGGGAATAGGTGGGAGTGGGAATAGAAGTCAGGGGCAGGTGCGAAATAAGGGGTGGAAGAAGCCACCTGATGGGTTCTTTAAAGTTAACGTCGACGCGGGGGTTAAAGAGGATGCTGGGGTGACGCTGGGGGTGGTGTGCCGTGACAGTGAGGGTAGGGTTCTTTGGGCCGTCTCATGTGTGCAGGAGCAGGTTTGGGAGCCACAAGTAGCTGAGGCCGTGGCCGTTCTCGAAGGAGTCATGGAAGCACGTCGGAGAGGACATTCTATGGTCATGATCGAAAGCGATTGTTTGCAAGTTGTTGAAGCTCTCAAAAGAAAGGCGAAAGGAAGAAGTGTTTTTTCTCTAGTCATAGACGATATCTTAGCTGTTAGCATTTCTTTTCATTCTGTTTTATGGTCTCATGTTTGTCGCATGAACAATAGTGTAGCTCATTCTCTTGCTCATTTAGTTCCTAGGACCGTTGGTAGAGTCGTATGGTCGGATAGTTTACCTCCGATCGTTAACAATGCTGTCTCGTTTGATTTATCTTTAATGCAGTAA